From Columba livia isolate bColLiv1 breed racing homer chromosome 27, bColLiv1.pat.W.v2, whole genome shotgun sequence:
AATATTTTGAAGGCTGCTCAAGACATAGCGGGGGATAAATACCAATTCTGGTACTTTTGGGGTTTGCTATTTCTAGCAGATCCCTCACTTACAAGGAAAAGTTCAGTCACGAAGAAACGAAATGCGTGAAACCTCTGCCTCCCGCCTCCTTACCCACTCTGGCTGTGTGCCCCTCCAGCATGGAGAGCTTCTTTCCCGCAGCCGCATCCCAGATCTGTACAAAGCCCTTGTGAGTGCCAACTGCTACCAGGTTCCCCTAGACAAAGAGAACCCCATGATCAGTAACGCCGTAAGTAAAGGCAGACATGAAACAACAGCTAGAAGCTGATGAAAAGACTCAATAAATCCCACAAGATGGAAAGTATCCAGAATTCTTGCATCTTTTCCCTACTGAGAGGGCCGAGCAGCCTGGCTGGAATATGTTTATTGTAACATTTTATTGTCAAGAGCGGGAAAAGGAAAGTGTCTCTTTCTCCCTTCCGCACCTCTTAGCAAATGGCTCCAGAACCTCAGGGGACAGGATGTTGCTCTCTATCCCCTCTCATTTAGCCGAGGAAAATAGCGCGGACAGGAAAGCACAACAGGTTTGTGATGCATATGGGGAGTTTGGggaaatacaggaaaacaaCCCAAGACGTTAAAACCTGTGAGGAAGAGCTACACAGCTACAGCAACAGTGCCTGGACTCCCCTGTCACTGGTGACAATGTTATACTGACCCGCTCCGACCAGCCCACAGACGTTACAGAATCTCCTTCCACAGAGAGATCGCACAGTCGGGTTACCTTGAAATAGGACAGGATGGAATAAGAAACAGTCGTTATTGTCACATCAAACTATTGGCTGTCTCAGACAGTTTGGGACAGAGCATCGCAAGTGCTGAATCCCCACACAGCACGTCCCACAGCTCTGAAAGACACCGACAGCAACAGGTACTTCGCTCTCCAGACACCGAGGATCATTCACCTGGCTGGTACAAGCGCTCCACAGGTAAACACAAGTCCCAAGGCCAACACTGAGGACGTTAAGAGAGGACCAGTCCACCAGGTTCAGGTAGAAGTCATCCTGCAGCTCTGGGGCATCCAGCACTTTGAAAGGAATCTTTGAGATTTTCCGCGTTGGTTTTCGAGGTGATCTTAACAGCTTCTGACTGTTTACGAAAACAGATAGAAAAACAACTACGGATCTTACACATCGGAGCAGATGGCAGACAGATGTAGCCACTCTTTAAAGCGTGCCTGCATGCCTATGAAAAAGCACAAAGAGGCTGCTAAACTGTTTCCAGCAGGTAAGACTGGAAGGAATTAGGTTCTGCTTCTATAAACGAGCTAGGCAGCAAAAAGCTAAACTGACTACCGAAAGCTGGCCAAGGCATATTAAGTATCTATAGGCAGGCTGGGCACCTGCAGAAATTCTTAGAACTTGACTGTCCCTACGTATCTCACCAGATTTCCAAAAGCAATTCACATCACAATTTTGGGTGCCTTAGGAAGAAGCCCTAGAGAACCCCCCAGGGTCCCCTGTCCCAAGCCTCCCGTTCCCACAGTCTGCAGAGTCAGCGTTACCTTTTGTTGCTGACAGGAGACAGGGAATATGGTGAGACCTCGTTGCCATCATCTGGACTAGAGCGCTTTGTGCTGAGCGAATACTGCATAAAGAAAAGACATCTAGTGAGAATCGGGCATGCCCAAGGCCCAGGGGATCGCTCCCAACACACACTGGTGCCCGATGCCTCGCTAACTCCAAAACCCAGGCAGATTTTCCAGCCTTTTCAGTTCCTTCCTTTCCCAGGTGCTCTGTAACCATACAAAAAAATTCATCTCCACTCAAGTCCAAAAGCTTGGTTTGGTCATTACTACGCTGTTCAAAACCCCTTGGTTCCAGCTCAGCTTCCCTGCCAGTACAGAAATAGGAAGCGTATAGCTGCAGatatttatgttctttttcCAAGCCACCAAATTTTGTTCTCAATAGCTTATCTTAGGCCACAACACCGTCTCGCGCGCGCTACAGCTCAGCAGAACCGTGTGCTTTGTTCAGTGATGCACACGTGCCGCCTCCATTGGTTTAATGCAAGGTAACCACTTACAGTGAAGAGCGACTTCTTTTCCGGGGTGGACGGCTGCAGCCTCCTGTCTTCTGTCTGTGGGTCTTGCACTTTCTCAATCCCTGCTCCTAAGAGTTCGTTCTTCAGCAAGGCAGAGTAGGCAAGGCCATCTGCAAACCCAGACAAGTGCTTAGGCAGAGAATTCAGAAGCAGCAGACAGATCTGCAGGGGGTGGCAGGACCAAAGCTGTACATTCACAGGGCCTCTTCATAAGCCTGGGTCCTCAGTTTGGAACTGAGATTAGCAGCAAGCTTCCCCTCCCTCCACTTCATCAGGGAAGTGCTTCTGCGGCACAATAAATCAAGGGATACAAATAGCCTCTTGCTGCTCAGACATTCGCCAGAAGCCTGTTGAGATGATCTGGTTTTCACTCTCGTGATGTGGGAATTTCCTAGAACACCAGCACGAGTTTTCGCACGAGCACGACAGTGCCGGCGTTCCCTTGATTTCCGAACTCCCCAACGGTCTGAAATATAAGCTACAGGAGTGGCACAAGCGGTAGGCGGTCTCACCTTTGCCATTGTCTGATGTAGCgtcctttgcttttctgttctgacttggtgatttttcattttcctgaaatgGAGAAGCATGCTATCACCATATAGAGACTTCACAATACACAGCGTAAATAACAACGAAGGACCACAGGGGCAGCCTGTTTGAAGACAAGCATTCACGGGACCTCCTCGGGGGCAGCAGAAGACCATGGTGCAGCAGATAAACAGAGCGATCATGCCGGCCGAACCCAAATGCACCATTTCCTCACTTCCAAGACTGAGCTACAGGAAAGGGGAGCAAAACTTACATTTATTCTGTGGAAGTTGATGCTCCAGTTGGCCCCAGCTCTTGAGGGAATGAATCTGTCGCCATGCTTGCTAGGAGAAGACATTGGAGAATTGGAAGGTGTCAGGGTTCTTCTCATCTCTGATACCTGAATAGAAGAATAAAAGACACACACAAGAACAAGTGCTGATCACAGCAGGGTTCTGAGAAACATCAATGAGGTCTTGCTAAAGCTGAATATGCCGAAGTAGAAGAGCCAAGCATTAGTTTATCCCCTTTGCAGAATAAAAGTAAACCAGAGTCCAACTGTCACA
This genomic window contains:
- the FZR1 gene encoding fizzy-related protein homolog, giving the protein MDQDYERRLLRQINIQNENTMPCVSEMRRTLTPSNSPMSSPSKHGDRFIPSRAGANWSINFHRINENEKSPSQNRKAKDATSDNGKDGLAYSALLKNELLGAGIEKVQDPQTEDRRLQPSTPEKKSLFTYSLSTKRSSPDDGNEVSPYSLSPVSNKSQKLLRSPRKPTRKISKIPFKVLDAPELQDDFYLNLVDWSSLNVLSVGLGTCVYLWSACTSQVTRLCDLSVEGDSVTSVGWSERGNLVAVGTHKGFVQIWDAAAGKKLSMLEGHTARVGALAWNADQLSSGSRDRMILQRDIRTPPLQSERRLQGHRQEVCGLKWSTDHQLLASGGNDNKLLVWNHSSLSPVQQYTEHLAAVKAIAWSPHQHGLLASGGGTADRCIRFWNTLTGQPLQCIDTGSQVCNLAWSKHANELVSTHGYSQNQILVWKYPSLTQVAKLTGHSYRVLYLAMSPDGEAIVTGAGDETLRFWNVFSKTRSTKESVSVLNLFTRIR